In Rheinheimera sp. MM224, one DNA window encodes the following:
- a CDS encoding LysR family transcriptional regulator produces the protein MLKVTLEQWRMFKVVADHGGFNQAAAVIHKSQSSIHTAVQKIEASLGVALFRVEGRKTLLTEEGEMILRRVNYLLDEASRVEDIGLTLAEGIETKLRIAVDEIFPQHLLYKALENTSAAYPMLRIELSESILSGAKELLETFQVDLAVSPLTIKDIFSEELCQIEFMAVACPTHPLFAIERDLTIEDLKSYRQIVVRDSAISRRNDEGWLGANQRWTVSHMRTSIDMIKKGLGFAWLPLTSIVDDLELGLLKPLPLCNGRTRKVNLHLLFLDADKLGPAARTFLGELRYQSMDLPTSDDM, from the coding sequence ATGCTAAAAGTGACACTGGAACAGTGGCGAATGTTTAAAGTGGTGGCCGATCATGGAGGCTTTAATCAGGCCGCTGCGGTGATCCATAAAAGCCAGTCCAGCATTCACACTGCAGTGCAAAAAATTGAAGCCAGCTTAGGTGTTGCTTTATTCCGGGTAGAAGGCCGTAAGACGCTGTTGACCGAAGAAGGCGAAATGATTCTGCGCCGGGTCAATTATCTGCTGGATGAAGCCTCGCGGGTTGAAGATATAGGTCTGACATTGGCCGAAGGCATAGAGACTAAATTACGTATAGCTGTGGATGAAATATTCCCGCAGCATTTATTGTACAAAGCGCTGGAAAATACCTCGGCGGCTTACCCTATGCTGCGCATTGAACTGAGTGAATCCATTTTATCCGGTGCCAAAGAGTTGCTGGAAACCTTTCAGGTGGATCTTGCGGTCTCACCACTGACCATTAAAGATATTTTCAGTGAAGAGTTATGCCAGATAGAATTTATGGCCGTTGCCTGCCCCACTCACCCACTGTTTGCCATAGAACGCGATTTAACCATTGAAGATTTAAAGTCCTATCGGCAAATAGTCGTGCGCGATTCAGCTATATCAAGGCGCAATGACGAAGGTTGGCTTGGAGCCAATCAGCGCTGGACTGTCAGTCATATGCGGACCTCGATAGATATGATTAAAAAAGGTCTGGGTTTTGCGTGGTTGCCTTTAACTTCTATAGTGGATGACTTAGAACTAGGCTTGCTGAAACCTTTACCGCTTTGTAATGGCCGAACCCGTAAAGTGAATCTGCATTTACTGTTTTTAGACGCCGACAAACTAGGCCCTGCCGCCCGCACTTTTTTAGGTGAATTGCGTTATCAGAGTATGGATTTACCTACCTCAGACGATATGTAA
- a CDS encoding amidohydrolase, which translates to MKLVKHLVAAAVASGLSFSLMAADLIVYNAKIQTFDGKEYSAFSVTNGRFEQLTTDSQSLLAQKTANTQLIDAQGRRVIPGINDSHLHVVRGGRFYNLETRWEGLTSLKDALALLKKNVEVTPEGQWARVVGGFSPYQFKERRLPTSAELTEIAPNTPVFVLHLYSGAVLNKKAMQVLGISKDSVAPKDSYYEKDAQGELTGRLIADPNPTILYKTIAALPQLSQDDQLNSSKQFYSKLLSLGVTSVVDAGGGGHDFPENYEASTVLAVTGKLPIRVSNYLFPQTPGKELSSFSQWMSNYKNNQNLHLHMDNGYVVEGGGELLAWKASDYENFMSARPELDADADPELEQIVRLHLVQGWPFRIHATYDESIERMLTVFETINQTQPLNKVRWIIDHAETISDKNLKRVKALGGAIAVQGRMAFAGEDFLQRYGKAKTEQSPPFKKMLELGIPVGFGTDGTRVASFNPWATYYWAVSGKTVGGTRLYGKENTLDRLTALKVFTSGSAYFSGEELVKGQIQPGMYADFVVLNQDILKVAEEKLLQTEAELTVVDGEVQYASKTAYPTLYKKPEAALPAWSPVNQ; encoded by the coding sequence ATGAAACTGGTGAAACATTTAGTCGCAGCGGCAGTGGCCTCTGGTTTGTCATTCAGCCTGATGGCGGCTGATTTAATAGTCTACAACGCAAAAATTCAAACCTTTGATGGCAAAGAATACTCGGCTTTTTCGGTCACTAATGGCCGCTTTGAACAATTAACTACAGACAGCCAAAGCCTGCTGGCGCAAAAAACAGCTAACACTCAGCTGATAGACGCCCAAGGGCGTCGGGTGATCCCTGGCATCAACGACTCTCACTTGCATGTGGTGCGTGGTGGTCGCTTTTATAATTTAGAAACCCGTTGGGAAGGGTTAACCTCATTAAAAGACGCTTTAGCTTTGCTGAAAAAGAATGTTGAAGTGACACCAGAAGGCCAGTGGGCACGGGTAGTGGGTGGTTTTAGCCCTTATCAGTTTAAAGAGAGGCGTTTACCTACCTCGGCTGAGTTGACCGAAATTGCGCCCAACACTCCGGTCTTTGTGCTGCATTTGTACTCTGGTGCTGTACTGAATAAAAAAGCTATGCAAGTGCTGGGGATCAGCAAAGACTCAGTGGCACCAAAAGACAGTTATTATGAAAAAGACGCGCAGGGGGAATTAACAGGCCGTTTAATTGCCGACCCTAACCCGACCATTTTGTACAAAACCATAGCTGCGCTGCCGCAGTTGTCACAGGACGACCAGTTAAATTCCAGCAAACAGTTTTACAGCAAATTGCTGAGTTTAGGTGTGACCAGTGTGGTGGACGCTGGCGGCGGTGGCCATGACTTTCCTGAAAACTATGAGGCTTCTACCGTATTGGCTGTGACAGGTAAATTGCCAATCCGGGTTTCGAACTATTTATTCCCGCAAACCCCGGGCAAGGAGTTGAGCAGCTTCAGCCAATGGATGAGTAACTACAAAAACAATCAGAACCTGCATTTGCATATGGATAACGGTTATGTCGTAGAAGGTGGTGGTGAGTTGCTGGCCTGGAAAGCCTCTGACTACGAAAACTTTATGTCAGCGCGGCCAGAACTGGATGCGGACGCCGATCCTGAATTAGAGCAAATCGTACGTTTGCATTTAGTGCAAGGCTGGCCTTTCCGTATTCACGCCACTTACGATGAGTCGATTGAACGTATGCTGACGGTGTTTGAAACTATTAACCAGACTCAGCCACTGAATAAAGTACGTTGGATTATCGACCATGCTGAAACTATTTCAGATAAAAATCTGAAACGCGTTAAAGCTTTAGGTGGCGCTATTGCAGTGCAGGGCCGGATGGCTTTTGCCGGTGAAGACTTTTTACAACGTTATGGCAAAGCCAAAACAGAACAAAGCCCACCTTTTAAAAAGATGCTGGAGCTGGGTATTCCTGTAGGTTTTGGTACAGACGGCACCCGTGTCGCCAGTTTCAACCCTTGGGCAACCTATTACTGGGCTGTATCGGGTAAAACTGTAGGTGGCACTCGTTTGTACGGTAAAGAAAATACGCTGGACAGACTGACAGCCTTAAAAGTCTTTACCTCTGGCAGTGCCTATTTTTCAGGGGAAGAGCTGGTGAAAGGCCAGATTCAGCCTGGCATGTATGCTGACTTCGTGGTGCTGAATCAGGATATTTTAAAGGTAGCTGAAGAGAAGTTATTGCAGACTGAAGCGGAGCTGACAGTTGTAGATGGCGAAGTGCAGTACGCCAGCAAAACTGCTTATCCAACTTTATATAAAAAGCCAGAAGCTGCATTGCCAGCCTGGTCACCGGTAAATCAATAA
- a CDS encoding substrate-binding periplasmic protein, protein MAMPDYPPYTYIQDGSYHGFGYEAFVSIMADLQQDFKIVSEPNYGRAVKDMQNQVVDGLFLASENEERNKVAEFSTAVAYTGWSWVWLKQRSDLNPDSAEFKQNAIVSAQLNSNTYLWLLKQHYKVAGAPNNIRMLFTLLNSRRVDAILLPELTAKAVIQQEKLDPAFYSIQLEIQLPFGIYISKAYIARNPEIMPKLNQAILRYHQRQKMPAPAPSH, encoded by the coding sequence ATGGCGATGCCAGATTATCCGCCTTATACCTACATACAAGATGGGAGCTATCATGGTTTTGGCTATGAAGCTTTTGTCAGCATTATGGCCGATCTGCAACAAGACTTTAAAATCGTATCTGAACCGAATTACGGCAGGGCAGTAAAGGATATGCAAAATCAGGTGGTGGATGGTTTATTTCTGGCGTCTGAAAATGAAGAGCGCAACAAAGTCGCCGAATTTTCTACAGCTGTCGCTTACACAGGCTGGAGTTGGGTTTGGTTAAAGCAACGCAGCGATTTAAACCCAGATTCTGCTGAGTTTAAGCAAAACGCTATAGTTTCTGCTCAATTAAACAGCAATACCTATTTATGGCTGTTGAAGCAGCATTATAAAGTTGCGGGTGCTCCAAACAATATCCGCATGTTATTTACCCTATTAAATTCGCGTCGGGTAGATGCCATTCTGTTACCCGAACTGACAGCAAAAGCCGTGATACAGCAAGAGAAACTCGATCCTGCTTTCTACTCGATACAACTGGAAATACAGCTACCTTTTGGTATTTATATCAGCAAAGCCTATATAGCCCGCAATCCGGAGATTATGCCAAAATTAAATCAGGCGATTCTGCGTTACCATCAGCGTCAAAAGATGCCTGCCCCTGCGCCTTCTCACTAG
- a CDS encoding alpha/beta hydrolase family protein — translation MAQTKGKKTMLAIGVVVAGVAALWYGVFGLKPYSLSAEQLTARYAYPVKQQVQLELKELTPQSFEFTYQSFDGVTVNGRISYPQDPKTIQKPVPVLIGAHAMGRSQIRWWQDHFKTSATYEQTDKITAMALEKGYAVVAIDARHHGLRKDPDLSIVDIIDNLHWWGEREPYEAMLVDTVRDHRVLLDWLVQQPILDKNTIKLVGYSMGAQVSLLLAGVDSRIQSVAAIVPPHMNSTTAVVAPLNMMAGLADNQVWLFTADDDEYASIKQNQQLFDALPNADKKLFRFDSGHLLPADYVNDLEPWL, via the coding sequence ATGGCGCAAACAAAAGGAAAAAAGACAATGTTGGCTATTGGTGTTGTGGTCGCTGGAGTAGCTGCGCTTTGGTATGGCGTATTTGGCTTAAAGCCTTACAGCTTAAGCGCAGAGCAGCTGACAGCACGTTATGCTTACCCTGTGAAACAGCAGGTGCAACTGGAGCTCAAAGAATTAACCCCACAAAGTTTTGAGTTCACCTATCAGAGCTTTGATGGCGTTACTGTTAATGGTCGTATTAGCTACCCACAAGATCCAAAAACAATTCAGAAACCGGTGCCAGTGCTGATTGGCGCTCATGCTATGGGGCGCAGTCAAATTCGCTGGTGGCAGGATCATTTCAAAACAAGCGCAACCTATGAGCAAACCGACAAAATCACCGCTATGGCACTAGAGAAGGGTTATGCGGTTGTGGCCATAGATGCCCGTCATCATGGCTTACGTAAAGACCCGGATCTGAGCATAGTGGATATTATTGATAATTTGCACTGGTGGGGAGAACGTGAGCCGTACGAAGCCATGCTGGTGGATACAGTCCGGGATCATCGTGTGTTGCTGGACTGGTTGGTACAGCAACCGATACTTGATAAAAACACTATTAAACTGGTGGGTTACAGCATGGGAGCGCAGGTTAGCTTGTTATTAGCTGGTGTCGACTCTCGTATTCAGAGTGTCGCTGCCATAGTGCCGCCCCATATGAACAGCACTACCGCAGTGGTAGCACCGCTTAATATGATGGCAGGTCTGGCAGACAATCAAGTGTGGCTTTTCACCGCAGATGACGATGAATACGCCAGCATCAAACAGAATCAACAGCTGTTTGATGCGTTGCCCAACGCAGATAAAAAGTTATTTCGCTTCGACAGTGGTCATCTGTTGCCAGCAGATTATGTAAATGACCTCGAGCCCTGGCTATAA
- a CDS encoding substrate-binding periplasmic protein, translated as MFRFLLCFVICWAYAEKAVAKEELRFLMPDYPPYTYQESGHNKGIGYEAVAAIMADLEQPFSVQLVPHFGRAIVELQQDTVDGFFLATESDERNKNAEFSEAVLTIQWTWVWLKQRTDLVPGSANFKHKAQVSAQTNSNTFRWLKEHHYQVTAGTTDIRGLLNLLKFKRVDAILLPELTIKTLMAEQDIDTALFSFQQEITLPFAIYINKTYLNNHPQFMQQLNVAIRRYHAQVHDEQSL; from the coding sequence ATGTTCAGGTTTTTACTGTGTTTTGTTATCTGCTGGGCTTACGCCGAAAAAGCTGTTGCCAAGGAGGAGTTACGATTTTTAATGCCAGACTATCCGCCATACACCTATCAGGAAAGTGGGCATAATAAGGGCATAGGGTATGAGGCTGTTGCAGCTATTATGGCGGACTTAGAGCAACCATTTTCGGTGCAGTTAGTGCCTCATTTTGGCCGCGCTATTGTTGAGCTGCAACAAGATACAGTCGATGGTTTTTTTCTGGCGACCGAAAGTGATGAACGCAATAAAAATGCTGAGTTTTCTGAAGCTGTATTGACGATCCAATGGACCTGGGTTTGGTTAAAGCAGCGTACAGATTTGGTGCCAGGCTCCGCAAACTTTAAACATAAAGCGCAAGTATCAGCACAAACCAACAGCAATACGTTCCGCTGGCTGAAAGAACATCATTATCAGGTGACCGCGGGCACTACCGATATCCGGGGTTTGTTAAATTTATTGAAATTTAAACGAGTCGACGCCATTTTATTACCAGAGCTGACCATAAAAACGCTGATGGCAGAACAAGATATTGATACGGCGTTATTTAGTTTTCAGCAGGAAATTACCTTACCTTTTGCGATTTATATCAATAAAACTTACCTGAACAATCATCCGCAGTTTATGCAGCAATTAAACGTAGCTATTCGTCGTTATCATGCTCAAGTTCATGATGAACAGTCTCTGTAA
- a CDS encoding ferredoxin--NADP reductase, whose translation MAQWLSGTVTANTHWTDTLFSLRVQTEAFDFIAGQFVRLALDTADGRVQRAYSLLNSPGDTEQEFLISTVADGLLTPLLQQLKPGDTVQVSQPASGFFILDEVPDGKTLWLISTGTGIGPYLSMLGTETPWQRFSSIVLLHSVRFAAELAYQPLISQFQQRHGTQLHYQPIVTREAYAGAFQQRIPDLISSAKLQQVCGQSLDTESQVLLCGNPQMITETKAVLESLGLKKNLRRDPGQITVEQYWK comes from the coding sequence ATGGCACAGTGGCTTAGCGGTACAGTAACGGCAAATACACACTGGACTGACACTTTATTCAGCCTGCGGGTGCAGACAGAAGCTTTTGATTTTATCGCGGGTCAGTTTGTCCGGCTGGCTTTGGATACAGCGGATGGCAGAGTACAACGTGCCTATTCACTGCTGAATAGCCCTGGCGACACAGAGCAGGAGTTTTTAATCAGCACTGTGGCCGATGGTTTACTAACCCCTCTGCTACAGCAGCTAAAGCCAGGTGATACAGTGCAAGTCAGTCAGCCTGCCAGCGGCTTTTTTATTCTGGATGAAGTGCCTGATGGTAAAACCCTGTGGTTGATTTCAACAGGTACTGGTATTGGCCCTTATTTATCCATGCTCGGCACAGAAACTCCGTGGCAACGCTTTTCTTCTATAGTGCTGCTGCACAGTGTACGTTTTGCTGCAGAACTGGCTTACCAGCCCCTGATTAGTCAATTTCAACAACGTCATGGGACACAACTGCATTATCAGCCGATAGTCACAAGAGAAGCTTACGCTGGCGCTTTCCAGCAACGTATTCCGGACTTAATCAGCAGCGCTAAACTGCAACAGGTCTGTGGTCAGAGTCTGGATACAGAGTCTCAGGTACTATTGTGCGGTAATCCACAAATGATCACTGAAACCAAAGCCGTATTAGAAAGCCTTGGCCTGAAAAAGAATTTACGCCGCGACCCCGGTCAGATCACAGTGGAACAGTATTGGAAATAA
- a CDS encoding c-type cytochrome, protein MKILTALALLIVAATFSQHSAASNEQLYAKGQVLSQQCLGCHGEFGIAPVATNPNLAGQNKEYLQYALKAYRDGKRKGGFAFIMQANASALSDQDIEALAVFFSSQSGKQAAGL, encoded by the coding sequence ATGAAAATTTTAACAGCTTTAGCTTTACTGATAGTCGCAGCTACATTCAGTCAACACTCAGCAGCCAGCAATGAGCAGTTGTATGCCAAAGGTCAGGTGTTATCCCAGCAGTGTTTAGGTTGTCATGGTGAATTTGGTATAGCTCCGGTGGCTACCAACCCTAATCTGGCCGGACAAAATAAAGAGTATTTGCAGTACGCCTTAAAGGCATATCGCGACGGTAAACGTAAAGGCGGTTTCGCTTTTATTATGCAGGCGAATGCCAGTGCGCTATCGGATCAGGATATTGAAGCTCTTGCGGTATTTTTTTCATCTCAAAGTGGCAAACAAGCTGCTGGGTTGTAG
- a CDS encoding methyl-accepting chemotaxis protein, protein MINTLTAPAVRLSRALSFKGKFLLIFAASIIPGLLLLGLSMLDDLSAIDRDKTELLGKKYIEKLTPVSRAISDHRASTALVLNGDDSVRTKTHLDASAINEALAELAKNTLHIQAEQWQAKISEFNSKWKALDQQWSGMSASENSLAHIELIGLVTEFRHHVAGDTGLLLDPDASTYYLMITAVDSLPALSEQLQQLRGSVSSIMASGQTNEKRLGRMESTVQRELPRMLQRINNDLELASDVDPEAAVLLQQRWSPVAASISSFSQQLINTVLGGEISKNQLENQLQQLDALLLTIMELESFMTERLEAGLLQRIDSEWLGFYKLLAFGLSILFLVGWLIAGFARDLTNRAKGLEQDMASLAAGDFSAHVRDRGDDELSRVAQSAASLSKQLGSMMQEIKDRAIQLMQAANNIAATSSQLANSSEEQSQASTSMAAAMEELTVSVSHMAENAEQARLQTEESGKASVAGSKVIHDTVQSMQSIALTVKEASGSVTSLGNDAKAISSIVDVIRAIAEQTNLLALNAAIEAARAGESGRGFAVVADEVRSLAARTATSTSEISQMIARIQTGTALVVNNMEKGNLQVEQGVVLASEAGQAIASISKRSGMVEQMVQSMTVTLNDQAAAAAEVAMKVESIAQMSNENTQATQSSARTAEDLRAVATELDDRVSQFKF, encoded by the coding sequence ATGATAAACACCTTAACCGCTCCAGCCGTACGTTTATCACGTGCTTTAAGTTTCAAAGGCAAGTTTTTGCTGATCTTTGCAGCTTCAATTATTCCGGGTTTACTGTTGCTGGGGTTGTCTATGCTGGACGACTTGTCGGCTATTGATCGGGATAAAACAGAGCTCCTTGGCAAAAAGTACATAGAAAAATTGACACCTGTCAGCCGTGCGATATCCGACCACAGAGCCTCAACAGCATTAGTGCTGAATGGCGATGATTCGGTCCGTACAAAAACCCACCTCGATGCATCTGCCATTAACGAAGCGCTGGCAGAGCTGGCTAAAAATACGTTGCATATTCAGGCGGAACAATGGCAAGCCAAAATTTCTGAATTCAACTCCAAATGGAAAGCATTGGACCAGCAATGGTCAGGAATGTCAGCCAGTGAGAATTCATTGGCTCATATTGAACTGATAGGTCTTGTCACTGAGTTCAGGCACCATGTTGCAGGAGACACAGGTTTACTGCTTGATCCAGACGCGAGCACCTATTATCTGATGATTACCGCAGTAGACAGTCTGCCAGCCCTGTCTGAACAGTTACAACAACTGCGTGGTTCTGTATCTTCTATCATGGCGTCAGGCCAAACGAACGAGAAAAGATTAGGCCGGATGGAAAGTACTGTACAACGCGAACTTCCCCGTATGCTGCAAAGGATCAACAATGATCTTGAGCTGGCTTCAGATGTAGATCCTGAAGCTGCAGTCCTGCTGCAACAACGCTGGAGTCCTGTTGCGGCTTCAATAAGTTCTTTTAGCCAGCAACTGATAAACACAGTGCTCGGCGGTGAAATCTCAAAAAATCAATTGGAAAACCAACTTCAGCAACTAGATGCCTTGCTACTAACAATTATGGAACTGGAAAGTTTTATGACCGAACGGTTAGAGGCAGGTTTACTGCAGCGTATCGATTCGGAATGGCTGGGGTTTTATAAGTTACTGGCTTTTGGTTTGAGTATTTTATTTCTGGTCGGTTGGTTGATTGCTGGTTTTGCCCGTGATTTAACCAACAGAGCAAAAGGATTAGAGCAAGATATGGCTTCTCTGGCCGCCGGTGATTTCAGTGCCCACGTGCGTGACAGAGGCGATGATGAGTTAAGCCGTGTAGCCCAAAGTGCTGCCAGCTTGTCGAAACAACTCGGCAGCATGATGCAGGAAATTAAAGACAGAGCAATACAACTGATGCAAGCGGCTAACAATATAGCAGCGACCAGCTCGCAATTGGCAAACTCCAGCGAAGAACAAAGCCAGGCTTCAACCTCGATGGCGGCAGCAATGGAAGAATTAACAGTCAGCGTCAGTCATATGGCTGAAAATGCAGAACAAGCCCGGCTTCAAACCGAAGAATCAGGCAAAGCGTCAGTAGCTGGCAGCAAGGTAATACACGACACAGTGCAAAGTATGCAAAGCATAGCCCTGACGGTTAAAGAAGCTTCTGGTAGTGTGACCTCGTTAGGCAATGATGCTAAGGCAATATCCAGTATTGTCGACGTGATCCGTGCTATTGCAGAGCAAACTAACTTACTGGCATTAAATGCCGCTATTGAAGCCGCAAGGGCTGGAGAGTCAGGCCGCGGATTTGCTGTAGTAGCTGATGAAGTAAGAAGCCTAGCTGCGCGCACCGCCACCTCAACCAGTGAGATCAGCCAGATGATTGCACGGATACAAACTGGCACAGCTTTGGTCGTGAACAACATGGAAAAGGGAAATCTGCAAGTTGAACAAGGCGTTGTGCTTGCAAGCGAAGCGGGACAAGCCATTGCCAGCATAAGCAAGCGCTCGGGCATGGTAGAACAAATGGTACAAAGCATGACTGTGACCTTAAATGATCAGGCAGCAGCTGCAGCTGAAGTCGCCATGAAAGTGGAAAGCATTGCTCAGATGTCTAATGAAAATACCCAGGCAACACAGAGTTCTGCACGAACCGCTGAAGACTTAAGAGCTGTGGCTACAGAACTCGATGACAGAGTCAGTCAGTTTAAGTTTTGA
- a CDS encoding hydrolase produces the protein MFKLNKTLQSVIAGISLFAAISAPALAGEPGKTLLTPTNHTLILIDHQPQMAFATRSHTIEEVRNNVTGLAKAAKAFEVPTILTTVAAKSFSGPIFPELQKVFPEQTPIDRTTMNTWEDKRVTDLVKKFKKNKIVISALWTEVCGVGPVLSAIDEGYEVYFVTDASGGVSKEAHDMAVLRMIQAGARPVTWLQYMLELQRDWARTASYEAVTDIAKEHAGGYGLGLIYATEMFHAKEGQ, from the coding sequence ATGTTCAAATTAAACAAAACCTTACAATCTGTTATCGCTGGTATTTCTTTGTTTGCTGCTATCAGTGCTCCTGCTTTAGCGGGTGAGCCTGGCAAGACGCTGTTAACACCAACCAACCACACTCTGATTTTGATTGACCACCAACCACAAATGGCTTTTGCAACACGTTCTCATACCATTGAAGAAGTGCGTAATAACGTCACTGGTTTAGCTAAAGCGGCTAAGGCTTTTGAAGTGCCAACTATTCTGACGACAGTGGCCGCTAAGTCGTTCAGCGGTCCAATTTTCCCTGAATTACAAAAAGTATTCCCTGAGCAAACTCCGATAGACCGCACCACCATGAATACATGGGAAGACAAACGGGTGACTGATCTGGTGAAGAAATTCAAAAAGAACAAAATTGTGATTTCTGCCTTATGGACTGAAGTTTGTGGTGTAGGCCCTGTGCTGTCGGCCATTGATGAAGGCTACGAAGTGTATTTTGTCACTGATGCTTCTGGTGGCGTCAGCAAAGAAGCTCACGATATGGCGGTGTTACGTATGATCCAGGCCGGTGCCCGTCCTGTGACCTGGCTGCAATACATGTTAGAGCTGCAACGTGACTGGGCTCGCACTGCCTCTTACGAAGCTGTGACTGATATTGCCAAAGAACATGCAGGTGGTTATGGCTTAGGTTTGATTTACGCCACTGAAATGTTCCATGCCAAAGAAGGCCAGTAA